The Vitis vinifera cultivar Pinot Noir 40024 chromosome 16, ASM3070453v1 DNA segment CACCATTAAAGGGGGACAGAGCTTCTGACACTATAAAAGGGCCCTCACGCAAAGAGGGAGGTATGTTATCtgacttagaaaaaaaatgaatagattGATCATCTGAGCAATGGCTAACAAAATTATcggatggtgtgtccggacataTTTTGCAGGGATGACCGAGCCAGGAATCATTTTCAGTTGAGAAGGAGCGTCATCTGGTGACCGCGAGGACCCCGATGGCATGAGGTTTCAACAACATTAAGGCTTGGGTATCTTCTTTGTTCACCGACGATCATCAAAATCCAATTAGTTCGATTCCTCAACACTCTCATTCCTTGTCGGAAAATGACAGTGAGGCTTGGGTATCTTCTTTGTTCACCGACGATGACATTGAGGCTTGGGTGTCTTCTTTGCTCATATGCTAATACTAAATCCTCTTATTTTCATCTACTGCATGAATTCCTTCAATTGACTCCACCACTTATGGTAACTGGTAACGTAGTTTGTTAAATACCAGCGTAGAGAAcctctccatgacacaaacttTCACATACTTCAATCTTCTTACCTTAACTATTAATTGACTCCACCATTTCGATGGGTTTATGTGTGAATGTCAAAatttaattaggttttatttttcttgtctaaaaattaaaaggacTAAATCTATCATCCAATCTCCCACCAAGATTTCGAAATTATATCATTTCTAGGGCAGGCTATTTCAGTTGCCTTGTGCAAGTGTGGTCTCTAGATGTCCACGCGGTCTTTCAGTTGCCTTGTGCCTCTTTATCGGTGGTCAACGGCTGGTCCGCGATCAAAGCTCAAAATTGAGCTTTTGCTGCGAGGGATTCGAACCCCTGGTCCACACGGTCAAAGCTCAAGCTATGTTTTTGTTGAGGGATTCGAACCCTTGGTCCACAAGGTACAGTCAGCTATTTTTTTACAGTCAGCTATTTTTTTGCTgcgggggattcgaacccctggTCCACACGGTACAATCAAAGCTCGAGCTATTTTTTTGCTCGTTGttgggggattcgaacccctaaTAACAAAAGGTTAAGCATGCATCACAAGTGCCACTAGGCAAACTTACCCTTTGATGTAAATCTAccactaaagaaatatatatcaaaacttaggatataaacaaaatattaaaaaaaacactttaaagaacaaattaattataactattttataattgaaagaaaaattttcatttaatttattagtaaaaatatatcataattttctttatagtgtttttaatattattaatatattaattaaatattaaaaatttattcctttatcatcatttattttataatgtatcataattttaatattaaatagattttaaaattaaacatattataatcataTATCACActattatcatcaaataatatttgatataatttaataatcaatatatatttatcaaatttatattttttattaacacgtacaatattatatatatatatatatatatatatatatatatatatatatatatatatatatatatatcaatttattcaaaaaaaaataactttaaaatatctattatacttttaatttcatttctaagagttttattttatatttttataagttttgatcaattttagccatcaaaatatattataatcaaatatcataatataatcatcaaataatatttaatataatttaatcatcaatatacacttatcaaatttatattttttattgatacacacaatattatatatatatatatatatatatatatatatatatatatatatatatatacattaatttattcaataaaacaactttaaaatatctattatatttttaatttcatttctaaaagttttattttatatttttataagttttgatcaattttaggtctaccaatattttatgtcaaaatatcaaCAGATATATTTTCGATTTATTCAATACATCCCcaatatattcgtaaaatcaaAATACCGATATATCTATAATTATCTgtaattatcaatatttttattttgtttgcactagagataataataatatttttttcatccttGCTTGCACTAGAGACAATAATATTATTCGAGTGAGATCATTTTGATTGGCATTTGGCCCCACTTTTGTTTTCTTCGTATCTTGATTGTCCTCAAGCCCAAATATGTCCTTGACTCAACTATCAGTTGCCTTCACAAATCTTGCACCAAAAgacaataatatatattcttGGCATTTGGCCCCACTTTTGTTTTCTTCCTATCTTGACTGTTCTCAATTGCCCAAATATGTCCTTAACTCAGCTATTCTTTACCTAATAATCGATCTCACCCGCAGTAGttgattttacttattttctttaagacaattgttttttaaaaaaaaataatgggataaatataaagaataattaaaaccCACATTAGttgattttactttatttaaaaaaaaaataactattttaaataataatgagatcaatatgaagaataattaaaataaaatattatatataaaatttgtttttaaaaaatatttaaaaacataaaaaaataagttaaaactaTTCTAAATTCTTAAATAAGTTTTTGCTCTAGTAAACATTAAGAAATAttattcaaaactattttcaaaaactattttttaagaataattttcaaaaaccttcCCAAGCATACCCAATTTCTTCCAAACTAGGTTCCGTAATATTGAATCCTCATCTCCATGGACTTGGTTTGCATGCAATAGACCCTACTCAGATGCTCCCTCTAGTCTTCCTAATCTTGAAGCACCCAAATTTAATTCCTGTTGTACTTTTTTCCTTCTAATTGTTTAAATTACTTCTACTTTTCTAAAAGTGTTGAAGGGAAAGAACAAACCTTTTAAGACCCAGAAATGTTTGGAGTTCGTTTTATCTTTGGGGTCACAGTGTATGCACATGTTTCGCTAAAAGGTTCTGCaaaattagtaaattaaataggaaaataataagaacaaaatatttattgaaattaaaaatattatgggtacaatctcaaatataatattctttataaaaaaatattttccctcTTATTCTTTAACTTTGACCACAATTTGAAAAATGACGatgatgttttcttgattttgaagatCAATCGAGGGTCACAAGTGGCTTATTTCTGAATGAACTCGTTAAATGTGAATGATGCATGTAGCAGTTCTTTTCCAGTTTATTGAACTTGTAGGAAAATTTGATGAAgttttttatgaagttttttcttttgttgggaaatttgatgaagttttttcttttgttgtgaagcaatttgatgaagttttttcttttgttgggaAATTTGTTCTTTTGTTGTGAAGCCTCTTTTCCCATAcgcctttggattttctccttatttttctGATTTCTGATTTTCTCCCCACTTCTTAATAGaagacacctctatttataggaaaatttgaattttaaattcccgaattttagttgtttaattcaagggatttagttccttgattttagcaaattttcttggttttaacaacaagataataatgataataataataataataataatttttttattattattgttatcttttttatagttggagattagggaaacttgagaatttttttttaaaatttattcattttgaagaccaaattagtggtaatttaatctactaattttttttacttcaagaCGTATCACTTACATGCATTGTCATGTGGATGAGGTGAGtcttgaagtaattttttttttcaaataaatattttaataggaagtttcttctttttttttttttttcaaaaaaaatatttctttcccACTTTTTCCAAACTCCACTTCATTTGCCTTCTTGATTTACACTTTGAATcctttttcaatttgttttccttctttctttaccCTTTCAGTCATTTTCCAATTTATTATCcctatatacttttttttttatatataaatgggATAATAGTTGAGAAACGTGATCACCtgcatatatataatttagtatATACATATAATCTCCTTAAAAATTGGTGGAGATATCACCTTAATGCTTGAGGgggaattttttaataaaattaaatatccataaaaaaatatgaatatttaaaatttgacccTCGTGTAATCTAATCATAGTCCTGACTTGAAGCGATGTCATATTTTCGACACTTATGTGTTAAAGTCTTCACTCATGCAAATTGACTTGATTTGAATGCATAGTGGTGttcaagttttaatatttaattaaaatcaaaataatatttgatatctatgcaaacaagttatAGCCCTGATGTTACGCAGTGTTGTATTTTTGGCGcttatgtgctaaagtcttcaccTATGCAAATTGGTTTGACTTGAATATATAGTGATATTCATTGAATATAATGGAAAAGAATTATCTACAAAGTTTCCAAGAAACTCGATAGATGTAAAAATTCACAAGTAAAATGATTGtgaataaattaactaaatatgAAAGTGATTGTATACAAATTTACCTAATCTAGACACTCCTCGTTCCTGAGGGTCTTATATCTGCCGACACCAATTCTCAACTCAACATTCTATGTTCCTAGTAGCTACTTTTTAGCCTCATCATATCTGTCAACACCAAGAGAGTCCTCACAGATATCCTCAACTCAACCTTCTATATTCCCAGTAGGTACTTTTTAACCCCAGGCTAGAGAATTGAGAGTCTGGGTTAAAAACAACTCTTTAACCAAACAAATGTGGATTTTGGCCCACTTTTGAATCTTTTGTTCAAACGGGCCTCTTTCTATCCCATCAGCatcttttattatcatttttttttttaaattattttaaaaaaaattgaagatggaGGTGTGGGTCTGGGTGGGGGCAACGGTGGGCATCGTCAGCAAGGAAAGCATGACATCGCTGGCTGGCAATGAGTAGCAGCCAGAGTTGGAATGAAGGAAAAATTGACATCGCTGGCTGGCAATGAGTAGCAGCCAGAGTTGGAATGAAGGAAAAATGGGCATGATGGGTAGGATGGAGAGAGATAGAGAAGAGAAATAGGGAGAGAAGGTAACAAGTGAAGGGAGAAAGGGTTGAAGTCGACTGAAGAAGGGGGAACGGAGTGGCCGactgtaacgacccgcacccaaccatgtagatattgtccgctttgggtccaagggggccctcacggctttaaaacgcgtctacttggttaagaggagcctctacatatatagcgccaggaacattctcccctatccgatgtgggacatcacaaacaccccccccccccccccccccatgcagacacaacgtcctcgttgtgtcccatgggattgtggggtcaaacagacaaataccccttacggagccaaacaaacccccacatcggataccatttgtaacgacccgcacccaaccatgtagatattgtccgctttgggtccaagggggccctcacggctttaaaacgcgtctacttggttaagaggagcctctacatatatagcgccaggaacattctcccctatccgatgtgggacatcacaccGACAGCTACGTCGCCAGCGATGGATGGGTCCATGGTGATGGGTGTGAGGGtggaagagaaggaagaaataCATTTTTGCAGAAGTCTTTTCAAAATTACTCTTGATACAGTCATGTTGGTAAAAGCATAAATGCAACCCAAACTCAGCGCTCACTGAGTGATTGGCGGGCAACAGAGACCTCAGTTCTCTTCCGTTTTAAACCGGATAttcaggaaaaaagaaaaatgaatggcgTAAAGTTGAAACGGAAATCCACTTACCTTCATCATTCCTCTTCAATACACAAAAGCTCCTTGAATTCGCcaccatttttttcattatctaAAAGAAGAGGTGGAGTAGCCTTAGGTGGTGAGGCCAATATGACTTGATTGTATGAATCCTTCCCACCTAGTAATCCCATTTAAATTCCCAAGTCATTGTTCTCTGCTAGTTATGACTTATGAGCTCATATTTTCTTGAAAGCAGGTGAGTTTCTATGACCAACAAGGCCAGACACAAGAGGGAATCTCTATGTGAGAAATCCATGGATTTCCTAGgcgtatttatatatatgtttttttttttctgtcattctgtgaccttttttttttaatatttttatgaattttaatcaattttttttgtccaaattttcattgatattttcatatatatccaatattttaatcatttaagttttttataaatacttttaattttattcctaaaattgAATACTTTCCATTAAAGTTAAACATTTCATTTTAACCACCCCTTATACCTTTATCATAAAAACATAATCTTAAATATTATGTTAACAATTATTATTCAACCTTTTCTCTTATAATGttgtaacaaaagaatatatatatatataactcacCTCCTCTAAGGTTTTAGTTAAATATAACAATCTTccactaatttaaaaattcgTCAAATACCTCccttattttaaattagaatgaagataaataaaaacaataaattaaaaaaagattggAGACATTTGATGTAATTTCAAACCAATATAATCTAGACGTatgtatatacatacatatcCCATGCAAATTGAAATGCTTCATTGCCCTCGTGTTTTACTTAGATCAACTCCGTGGTCCCAAATGGGGCTACTAAACAAAATTATCATCACAAAATGTCTTTAATAACCAAGTAAACATACACTTAAGCAAAGCTTATGATAGGGTCTAATGGGAAAATCGGGTTTAGACCCTGTATTAGAATCAACTGCACTGATCATGCGGGTCGTATTACAGCACCAAACATCACAAGCTATAAATCTCAGATGCAGCCGCCAGCTATTAACAAAGCTTCAGTCCGCCTGTTACATCATCGACCATGTCAGCAGGTCCTGCACATTTTTAGGTTCTAGAATGAATCAAAGGAACTCAAAGGAGGCTGATGAATAAATTTATGACAGATTTTCTCAAAAGTGAAGGTTCCACTGGACTCAGGAGGTCCTAATGAAGAAAACCAAAAGGGTTGCTTGATATGAAGCTACTAGATAGAAAATAAGCTTACCAAGAATCGCCATCACAGTCCTTGAATCTGAAGAACAGGAAATATTGAGATACATTAGAATTTAAATTGGATAAGAAGCATAAATTCCAGAACCAACAAAGTTGGCCTAGAAGTGAAGTTTTCTGAAGTGGGAAACATTATGCAGATTTCAGATCCACACTATCAATGCTTCCTCATTCCTCGAGAATCAACCAAATTCTCAAAACTTGTACTTTCAAAGTTACAATCAGGGAATCAAATTACAGCCATTGTCAGGGGCTCATTTCCTATCTCGAGGATGGTTACTTTCAAACTTGTACTTGCTTTGCTAAGATTCATGACAAATCAACAATTTGATTACTGTAAAAGCAATCAGCATCAACGAATTCATAGTACCACAAAATTTCACCATTAATACAATCACTCATGCAAGTGATTCGTTGTTCATGCTAATTCTCAATTCTAGAAACTTCCAAGTGTCAAAAAATTGCTTACAAATGCTTCCTAGGCACCTATTGTGACAATCTTATGATGCTTTGTAATATCCTCTAATACATTCTACTCCTTTCTTCAACAATTCCAGAGACCCTGTTTCTGGCTTCTGCATTCCATGCAGCACTATTCTGCTATCTATGACCCAAAACAGCAAATGCTGACCATTACAAAGCccatatataaaaatacaattcTAGCTTTCTCCCACCCATGGTTCTTAAGAACAGAATTCAAGAATGGTTCTAGAGTAGTTCTAAGTTTACACAGTTGAAGGCCATATCTACACTCTGAAACAGCTTCAGAACTTTTAATTACATGTATGTTAAAAAAGTTGATCATCTACTGAGCCCATGATTAACCTACGActaaggaaaaatatttttgcaaCTCACTTGGTGCAATCTGTGTTCTTCCTGCATCAATGGTAATATGGTTCGGCAACTGGAGTGATTTTGCCCTCCCCTGTCAGAGTTGAGAAGCACTTTATTACAAAATACAAACAAGGTTATGTAGATATGACATGCAGATAAACACTATTAACAAAGCGAAAGGCAAAAGGAAAATAAGGGACAGAATAGTGGCATGGAGAAAAAGTGACAACGATCAGAAATTGACATTGGgaaatttcaaatgaaaattaacTCAGCCAATCAAGTGGGAAAACCAAATTTTGCAGACTTTAACTCATATTACATCATACACAGAAAAAACTAATAGTATAGAGGTGATGCTTCATATTAGAGGATAGAAAATAACAACTCCATGTGTAGAAAATTATCAATTAGCACCCATTGTAAAATGTGAGAAGGTTAAAGAAATGTGTCGAGTGATACAGGACAAAAGTTTTTTTGTGGGCTTGATGACAAGTTTCGTGACTGAATATAAAACAACCCCAGAAAAAGTTTGTTCTTTATTATTAGCTTATGCAACACCATAAGAAAGCCCAAACAGTACTGACTTGTAAAACTAGCATATCCTCCTCACTTTCAGTCTTCAAAACCACCTTAACCTGCCCACAATTCTCCCACCTGTATATCAATAAAACTAGGTCAAAGGAAATAGATAGAGAATCAAAAGCCAAAAAAGAGGggaaaaggttaaaaaaataaaaataaaaaggggaaGAGCTCCAACCCAACTAATTCTTATCAATTTGCTAGAATGTACCTGTTTAAAGCTTTTGGTGCCCGACGAAGGAGCTTTTTGTAGAGACCCAAAGTTGCATGACTGGCAAAAGTAGCAGATATTTGGACTATGAATTAGAACCAAGTGCAATTTAACACCAGTTACACCACTATGGGAGTGGATTAAGACAATAATAACCCAGGCCTTTCTTAATTATGCCATGTCAATCCCTCATTTAGAGGGAACCAACTATTGCAGTTTCATTTGCAAAATGCAGGCCATCAGACGATCTGAATTTTCTTCTGTGGAATATAAACCTGACcctataataaatataattaccAGAAGGTAAAGGAACAAAGATTATATTACCTTTTTtacatggataaaaaaaatttcattagatCAGACTTGAACATACAGTCTCTCCCTATCCTCTTGCACTCGAATAAACAAAGGGTCACAATCCCTAATTACCACATCCTTGGTGTAGGATGCCGAATTTTTGCAGGTCATTTCCCAAAACCTGCATTGGAACTAAATACATCCCCACATCCTATTTAAGGCAATGAAATTAGTGGTTACCTGCATTGAGCAGCAATCTTTCCTTTACCCATCTTTAAGTCATTCCTCACAACCAAGACCTgcaaaaatagaaggaaagaaaagagtTTCAATTTTGCCTTCAGAATCAGGGTGATAGAGAGACACCCAGAAA contains these protein-coding regions:
- the LOC100249515 gene encoding uncharacterized protein LOC100249515 isoform X1, which encodes MDLTWLSAILVGAGCLALGYLIGTRHPARFLVSATLAKDTAVVGDANKKNQFQKLDEIEKLADILEDFKMVLVVRNDLKMGKGKIAAQCSHATLGLYKKLLRRAPKALNRWENCGQVKVVLKTESEEDMLVLQGRAKSLQLPNHITIDAGRTQIAPNSRTVMAILGPADMVDDVTGGLKLC
- the LOC100249515 gene encoding uncharacterized protein LOC100249515 isoform X2, with the protein product MPVGAGCLALGYLIGTRHPARFLVSATLAKDTAVVGDANKKNQFQKLDEIEKLADILEDFKMVLVVRNDLKMGKGKIAAQCSHATLGLYKKLLRRAPKALNRWENCGQVKVVLKTESEEDMLVLQGRAKSLQLPNHITIDAGRTQIAPNSRTVMAILGPADMVDDVTGGLKLC
- the LOC100249515 gene encoding uncharacterized protein LOC100249515 isoform X3, whose product is MDLTWLSAILVGAGCLALGYLIGTRHPARFLVSATLAKDTAVVGDANKKNQFQKLDEIEKLADILEDFKMVLVVRNDLKMGKGKIAAQCSHATLGLYKKLLRRAPKALNRWENCGQVKVVLKTESEEDMLVLQGRAKSLQLPNHITIDAGRTQIAPNSRTVMAILGGLKLC
- the LOC100249515 gene encoding uncharacterized protein LOC100249515 isoform X4; protein product: MPGCLALGYLIGTRHPARFLVSATLAKDTAVVGDANKKNQFQKLDEIEKLADILEDFKMVLVVRNDLKMGKGKIAAQCSHATLGLYKKLLRRAPKALNRWENCGQVKVVLKTESEEDMLVLQGRAKSLQLPNHITIDAGRTQIAPNSRTVMAILGPADMVDDVTGGLKLC